In a single window of the Salvelinus namaycush isolate Seneca chromosome 18, SaNama_1.0, whole genome shotgun sequence genome:
- the LOC120063385 gene encoding adipocyte enhancer-binding protein 1-like isoform X1 codes for MGGHTAVVCLVLLALCCVLLLRGGESAGGIVSIGQAVEERGMDGGMEALHGEDSQDELAKEQELTETQRQTGKAKRDTDEEAIPARVRRAPEEEEGKGKKKKGKKDKKNKESKADKKLKDKGGRRGKAPTIPPPTTTTLPPTTTTEVYTEPAPTEPDPYPDFPYLDSEDDYWNPDDDKPATPETDSEDEYWNPDDDKPATPETDSEDEYWNPDDDKPATPETDSEDEYWNPDDDKPATPETDSEDEYWNPDDDKPATPETDSEDEYWNPDDDKPATPETDSEDDYWKGEEEEPAGPVVDPEDDYWKGEDPTAIPPPLVVDGEVDTGDEDYWEAKYEVPENLPFPDGKEVVPTEKNDLSYAVTEDSITPPPTYESPWYEEYDYGYSGGETKKLEEEEERERQRKEKEREDRERAQQRREEEDREKAKKRPPVFKEPKKCPPLGMESHRIESDQLLVSSMSHHRYSQGRARLNMQASEDEEDMRGGAWCPNQEDNIHWFEIDARRATEFTGIITQGRDSRNESDFVTSYYVQFSNDSREWTTMNDGYSDWLFFGNSDKDTPVLNQLAEPILARYIRVIPQSWNGSCCMRLEVLGCPLPDPTSAYQRLQNEVTPVQYLDFRHHNYSDMVTLMKSVSEECPNITSMYSLGRSSNGLDIVAMVISGNPTEHEIGEPEFRYTAGLHGNEATGREMVLLLMQYLCKEYRDGNPRVRRLVEGIRTHLVPSLNPDGQEKALIAGSELSGWTTGHWTEDGHDIFHNFPDLNSVLWEAEDKGMVPKLTPNHHVKIPADTVRDDKIAVETQAIISWMESHPFVLGANFQGGERVVAYPYDNHRLTKAASTSERDRAHSRKKRQYEDEYDRGADWDRGYDREEPEDDDRNRGYQEPEEDRRNRGYQEPEEDRRNRGYQEPEEDRWNRGYQEPEEDRQNRGYQQPEEDRWNRGYQQPEEDRQNRGYQELEEEWRGHGYGHREEEEEDDRGGHQEAEPEDEPRATADASFFRWLAISYASTHLSMTYTSHGSCHGDDITGGVGIINRAKWKPITGSMNDFSYLHTNCLELSMFLGCDKFPHQTELVIEWEKNREAMLTFMEQVHRGIRGVVKDEEGNPITNATVSVEGVNHDVTTAVTGDYWRLLNPGEYRVTVRAEGFTPLTKLCVVGYEPGATTCSFNLAKSNWDRIKQIMALHGNKPIRLLSHGNGGTRRNTASNGNSRLVHNNGAAANEPETSRMRQQKRRLGRLRRLRQQKLMRSTTTLPPTTTPVPTTTKAEPTTAWYDSWLIGEGQTSAPEGFTDSILDYNYEIDDY; via the exons CCCGGGTCAGGAGAgccccagaggaggaggagggcaaagGGAAGAAAAAAAAGGGCAAGAAGGACAAGAAGAACAAGGAGTCTAAAGCAGACAAAAAGCTGAAGGACAAGGGAGGCCGCCGCGGCAAAGCACCAACAATTCCTCCACCGaccactaccacactaccaccgACCACTACCACAGAGGTGTACACAGAGCCAG CGCCCACAGAACCTGACCCCTACCCAGACTTCCCCTATTTAGACAGCG AGGATGACTACTGGAACCCTGATGATGATAAGCCAGCCACCCCAGAGACTGACTCAGAGGATGAGTACTGGAACCCTGATGATGATAAGCCAGCCACCCCAGAGACTGACTCAGAGGATGAGTACTGGAACCCTGATGATGATAAGCCAGCCACCCCAGAGACTGACTCAGAGGATGAGTACTGGAACCCTGATGATGATAAGCCAGCCACCCCAGAGACTGACTCAGAGGATGAGTACTGGAACCCTGATGATGATAAGCCAGCCACCCCAGAGACTGACTCAGAGGATGAGTACTGGAACCCTGATGATGATAAGCCAGCCACCCCAGAGACTGACTCAGAGGACGACTACtggaagggagaggaagaggagcctGCAGGCCCAGTGGTCGACCCAGAAGATGACTATTGGAAGGGAGAGGACCCGACGGCCATACCCCCCCCTCTTGTGGTGGATGGAGAGGTGGATACGGGAGATGAAGACTACTGGGAAGCCAAAT ATGAGGTGCCCGAGAATCTTCCTTTCCCTGACGGTAAAGAGGTCGTCCCCACAGAGAAAAATGACTTAAGCTACGCTGTCACAG AGGATTCTATTACACCACCACCTACCTATGAAAGCCCATGGTACGAGGAGTATGACTACGGATATAGTGGTGGAGaga CAAAAaaactggaggaggaggaggagagggagagacaaaggaaagaaaaggagagagaggatagag AGAGAGCTCagcagaggagggaggaggaagatagGGAAAAAGCCAAGAAGAGACCACCCGTATTCAAAGAGCCCAAAA AGTGTCCTCCACTGGGTATGGAGTCTCACAGGATAGAATCAGACCAGCTGCTGGTCTCCTCCATGTCTCACCACCGTTACAGCCAGGGCAGGGCACGGCTCAACATGCAG GCTTCAGAGGATGAGGAGGACATGCGTGGTGGTGCGTGGTGTCCTAACCAAGAGGACAACATTCACTGGTTTGAGATTGACGCTCGCAGAGCAACAGAGTTTACTGGGATCATAACACAAGGGCGAGACTCACGCAAtga GAGTGACTTTGTGACATCGTACTATGTGCAATTCAGTAATGACAGCAGAGAATGGACAACCATGAATGACGGTTACTCTGACTGG ttgttctttGGTAACTCTGATAAGGACACCCCAGTGTTGAATCAGTTAGCTGAGCCTATACTAGCTCGCTACATCAGAGTCATCCCTCAGAGCTGGAACGGCAGTTGCTGTATGAGGCTGGAGGTGCTGGGATGCCCACTGCctg ACCCCACCAGTGCCTACCAGAGGTTGCAGAATGAGGTGACTCCAGTCCAGTACCTGGACTTCAGACATCACAACTACTCAGATATGGTCACG CTGATGAAGTCTGTGTCTGAGGAGTGTCCCAACATCACCAGTATGTACAGCCTGGGCCGCAGCTCCAATGGACTAGACATCGTGGCCATGGTGATATCAGGCAACCCCACAGAACACGAGATAG GTGAGCCAGAGTTCCGATACACGGCTGGTCTCCATGGAAATGAGGCGACAGGGCGGGAGATGGTTCTTCTTCTGATGCAGTACCTTTGTAAGGAGTACAGAGATGGCAACCCCAGAGTGCGCCGCCTGGTGGAGGGAATACGTACCCACCTGGTGCCCTCTCTGAATCCTGACGGACAGGAGAAGGCCCTTATAGCG GGTTCAGAGCTGAGTGGTTGGACCACAGGCCACTGGACGGAGGACGGCCATGACATCTTCCACAACTTCCCTGACCTGAACAGTGTTCTTTGGGAGGCAGAGGACAAGGGTATGGTGCCCAAACTGACCCCCAATCACCATGTCAAGATCCCTGCTGACACAGTGAGGGACGACAAG ATAGCTGTGGAGACTCAAGCCATCATCTCGTGGATGGAGAGCCACCCGTTTGTACTGGGGGCCAACttccagggaggggagagggtagtGGCCTACCCCTACGACAACCACCGCCTAACCAAGGCCGCCAGCACcagcgagagagacagggcaCACAGCCGCAAGAAGAGACA GTACGAGGATGAGTATGACAGAGGGGCAGATTGGGATAGAGGCTACGACCGTGAGGAGCCAGAGGATGATGATAGAAACAGGGGATACCAGGAACCAGAAGAGGACCGGCGGAACAGGGGATACCAGGAACCAGAAGAGGACCGGCGGAACAGGGGATACCAGGAACCAGAAGAGGACCGGTGGAACAGGGGATACCAGGAACCAGAAGAGGACCGGCAGAACAGGGGATACCAGCAGCCGGAAGAGGACCGGTGGAACAGGGGATACCAGCAGCCGGAAGAGGACCGGCAGAACAGGGGATAccaggagctggaggaggagtggagggggcaTGGCTATGGAcacagggaagaggaagaggaggatgacagAGGGGGACATCAGGAAGCAGAGCCTGAGGATGAACCCAGGGCCACGGCAGACGCCTCCTTTTTCAG GTGGTTGGCTATCTCCTACGCCTCCACTCACCTGTCCATGACATACACTTCCCACGGCTCCTGTCACGGCGATGACATCACTGGCGGCGTCGGAATCATCAACCGCGCCAAGTGGAAGCCCATCACAGGAA GTATGAATGATTTCAGCTACCTGCACACTAACTGTCTGGAGCTGTCAATGTTCCTGGGCTGTGATAAGTTCCCCCATCAGACTGAGCTGGTCATTGAGTGGGAGAAGAACAGAGAGGCCATGCTCACCTTCATGGAGCag GTACATCGTGGGATCAGGGGCGTGGTGAAAGACGAAGAAGGGAACCCCATCACTAATGCCACAGTGTCTGTAGAGGGGGTCAACCATGATGTCACTACAG cTGTAACAGGGGACTACTGGCGCTTGTTGAACCCAGGTGAGTACCGTGTGACGGTGCGGGCAGAAGGCTTCACCCCCCTGACCAAGCTGTGTGTGGTGGGCTACGAGCCAGGGGCAACTACCTGTAGCTTTAACCTGGCCAAGTCCAACTGGGACCGCATCAAACAG ATCATGGCCCTGCACGGCAACAAGCCCATCCGCTTGCTCAGCCACGGCAACGGTGGAACACGACGGAACACCGCCTCCAACGGTAACAGCCGTTTGGTGCATAACAATGGCGCTGCCGCCAATGAACCTGAGACGAGTCGCATGCGTCAGCAAAAGCGGAGGCTCGGCCGCCTCCGTCGTCTACGACAACAGAAACTGATGAGATCGACAACGACTTTGCCCCCGACAACCACGCCGGTTCCCACAACAACAAAAGCGGAGCCCACCACTGCCTGGTACGACTCTTGGCTCATAGGAGAGGGGCAAACATCGGCGCCAGAAGGTTTCACAGACTCCATCTTGGATTACAACTACGAGATCGACGATTACTAA
- the pold2 gene encoding DNA polymerase delta subunit 2 has protein sequence MFSEVSAPQEGSCSLLLCRPGSEDQEPSVFDRVKPAYSPCSERFKLGERSFNRQYAHIYATRLMQMSPLLTERAQQKWGADVRIRKLCDLQMGEQCCIVGTLFKHMELQPSILKEISEEHNLLPQPPRTRYISESDELILEDELQRIKLEGNIDVDKFVTGSVIAIYGAEKNDGKFTVDDFCTADLPPQAPRTTLSSDRFVLLLSGLGLGGSHADSMLALQLLVDMVTGHLGDQGEQSGASTISRVLLAGNLLSQSTQDKDASTKAKYLTKKTQAGTVDAMRLLDEMLMQLVSSVPVDVMPGQYDPTNYTLPQQPLHHCMFPLSSTYPTLQLASNPHQATLDGVRILGTSGQNVKDIQKYSSMDSHLEILENTLRLRHLAPTAPDTLGCYPFYLKDPFILEECPHVYFSGNAPSYQAKRITGAEGQEVLLVAIPEFSSTQTACLVNLRTLECEPIRFSSFSAGDDEESEMNISH, from the exons ATGTTCTCCGAGGTAAGCGCCCCTCAGGAGGGTTCCTGTTCTCTTCTGTTGTGTCGTCCTGGCTCCGAGGACCAGGAGCCCTCTGTGTTTGACAGGGTCAAGCCGGCATACTCACCCTGCTCTGAGCGTTTCAAGCTGGGGGAGCGCAGCTTCAACCGCCAGTATGCGCACATTTACGCCACACGACTCATGCAGATGAGCCCCCTGCTCACGGAGAGGGCCCAGCAGAAATGGG GTGCAGATGTACGGATCAGGAAGTTGTGTGATCTGCAGATGGGTGAGCAGTGTTGCATTGTGGGAACCCTGTTCAAGCACATGGAACTGCAGCCGTCCATTCTGAAGGAAATCAGTGAGGAA cACAATCTGCTGCCCCAGCCTCCGCGCACCAGGTACATCAGCGAATCAGATGAGTTGATACTGGAGGACGAGCTGCAGAGGATCAAACTAGAGGGCAATATTGACGTGGACAAGTTTGTCACAG gTAGTGTTATTGCTATTTATGGTGCAGAAAAGAATGATGGGAAATTCACAGTGGATGATTTCTGTACTGCTGACCTCCCCCCGCAGGCCCCCAGAACCACCCTCAGCtcagacag GTTTGTGCTGCTGTTGTCAGGTTTGGGTCTGGGCGGTAGTCATGCAGACAGTATGCTGGCTTTACAGCTGCTTGTTGACATGGTAACGGGTCACCTAGGTGACCAGGGGGAGCAGAGTGGTGCATCGACAATCTCCAGGGTCCTACTGGCTGGGAACCTTCTGAGCCAAAGCACACAGGACAAGGACGCATCCACCAAG GCTAAATACTTGACTAAGAAAACCCAGGCAGGCACTGTGGATGCCATGCGTCTGCTGGATGAGATGCTGATGCAGCTTGTG TCGTCAGTTCCAGTGGATGTGATGCCGGGCCAGTATGATCCTACTAACTATACCCTGCCCCAGCAGCCCCTACACCACTGTatgttccccctctcctccacctacCCCACCCTGCAGCTGGCCTCCAACCCACACCAGGCCACCCTGGACGGGGTGAG GATCCTGGGGACGTCAGGGCAGAATGTGAAAGACATCCAGAAGTACAGCAGCATGGACAGTCACCTGGAGATACTGGAGAATACACTGAGGCTTAGACACCTCGCCCCTACTGCACCTGACACACTGG GGTGTTATCCGTTCTACCTGAAGGACCCTTTCATCCTGGAGGAATGTCCTCATGTCTACTTCAGTGGCAACGCCCCCTCCTACCAGGCCAAACGCATCACAG GTGCTGAAGGTCAGGAAGTCCTCCTGGTGGCTATCCCAGAGTTCAGCAGCACTCAGACAGCCTGCCTGGTCAACCTCCGGACTCTGGAGTGTGAGCCAATCCGCTTCTCTTCCTTCTCTGCTGGTGATGACGAGGAGAGTGAGATGAACATCAGCCACTGA
- the LOC120063385 gene encoding adipocyte enhancer-binding protein 1-like isoform X2 — protein sequence MGGHTAVVCLVLLALCCVLLLRGGESAGGIVSIGQAVEERGMDGGMEALHGEDSQDELAKEQELTETQRQTGKAKRDTDEEAIPARVRRAPEEEEGKGKKKKGKKDKKNKESKADKKLKDKGGRRGKAPTIPPPTTTTLPPTTTTEVYTEPAPTEPDPYPDFPYLDSEDDYWNPDDDKPATPETDSEDEYWNPDDDKPATPETDSEDEYWNPDDDKPATPETDSEDEYWNPDDDKPATPETDSEDEYWNPDDDKPATPETDSEDEYWNPDDDKPATPETDSEDDYWKGEEEEPAGPVVDPEDDYWKGEDPTAIPPPLVVDGEVDTGDEDYWEAKYEVPENLPFPDGKEVVPTEKNDLSYAVTEDSITPPPTYESPWYEEYDYGYSGGETKKLEEEEERERQRKEKEREDRERAQQRREEEDREKAKKRPPVFKEPKKCPPLGMESHRIESDQLLVSSMSHHRYSQGRARLNMQASEDEEDMRGGAWCPNQEDNIHWFEIDARRATEFTGIITQGRDSRNESDFVTSYYVQFSNDSREWTTMNDGYSDWLFFGNSDKDTPVLNQLAEPILARYIRVIPQSWNGSCCMRLEVLGCPLPDPTSAYQRLQNEVTPVQYLDFRHHNYSDMVTLMKSVSEECPNITSMYSLGRSSNGLDIVAMVISGNPTEHEIGEPEFRYTAGLHGNEATGREMVLLLMQYLCKEYRDGNPRVRRLVEGIRTHLVPSLNPDGQEKALIAGSELSGWTTGHWTEDGHDIFHNFPDLNSVLWEAEDKGMVPKLTPNHHVKIPADTVRDDKIAVETQAIISWMESHPFVLGANFQGGERVVAYPYDNHRLTKAASTSERDRAHSRKKRQYEDEYDRGADWDRGYDREEPEDDDRNRGYQEPEEDRRNRGYQEPEEDRWNRGYQEPEEDRQNRGYQQPEEDRWNRGYQQPEEDRQNRGYQELEEEWRGHGYGHREEEEEDDRGGHQEAEPEDEPRATADASFFRWLAISYASTHLSMTYTSHGSCHGDDITGGVGIINRAKWKPITGSMNDFSYLHTNCLELSMFLGCDKFPHQTELVIEWEKNREAMLTFMEQVHRGIRGVVKDEEGNPITNATVSVEGVNHDVTTAVTGDYWRLLNPGEYRVTVRAEGFTPLTKLCVVGYEPGATTCSFNLAKSNWDRIKQIMALHGNKPIRLLSHGNGGTRRNTASNGNSRLVHNNGAAANEPETSRMRQQKRRLGRLRRLRQQKLMRSTTTLPPTTTPVPTTTKAEPTTAWYDSWLIGEGQTSAPEGFTDSILDYNYEIDDY from the exons CCCGGGTCAGGAGAgccccagaggaggaggagggcaaagGGAAGAAAAAAAAGGGCAAGAAGGACAAGAAGAACAAGGAGTCTAAAGCAGACAAAAAGCTGAAGGACAAGGGAGGCCGCCGCGGCAAAGCACCAACAATTCCTCCACCGaccactaccacactaccaccgACCACTACCACAGAGGTGTACACAGAGCCAG CGCCCACAGAACCTGACCCCTACCCAGACTTCCCCTATTTAGACAGCG AGGATGACTACTGGAACCCTGATGATGATAAGCCAGCCACCCCAGAGACTGACTCAGAGGATGAGTACTGGAACCCTGATGATGATAAGCCAGCCACCCCAGAGACTGACTCAGAGGATGAGTACTGGAACCCTGATGATGATAAGCCAGCCACCCCAGAGACTGACTCAGAGGATGAGTACTGGAACCCTGATGATGATAAGCCAGCCACCCCAGAGACTGACTCAGAGGATGAGTACTGGAACCCTGATGATGATAAGCCAGCCACCCCAGAGACTGACTCAGAGGATGAGTACTGGAACCCTGATGATGATAAGCCAGCCACCCCAGAGACTGACTCAGAGGACGACTACtggaagggagaggaagaggagcctGCAGGCCCAGTGGTCGACCCAGAAGATGACTATTGGAAGGGAGAGGACCCGACGGCCATACCCCCCCCTCTTGTGGTGGATGGAGAGGTGGATACGGGAGATGAAGACTACTGGGAAGCCAAAT ATGAGGTGCCCGAGAATCTTCCTTTCCCTGACGGTAAAGAGGTCGTCCCCACAGAGAAAAATGACTTAAGCTACGCTGTCACAG AGGATTCTATTACACCACCACCTACCTATGAAAGCCCATGGTACGAGGAGTATGACTACGGATATAGTGGTGGAGaga CAAAAaaactggaggaggaggaggagagggagagacaaaggaaagaaaaggagagagaggatagag AGAGAGCTCagcagaggagggaggaggaagatagGGAAAAAGCCAAGAAGAGACCACCCGTATTCAAAGAGCCCAAAA AGTGTCCTCCACTGGGTATGGAGTCTCACAGGATAGAATCAGACCAGCTGCTGGTCTCCTCCATGTCTCACCACCGTTACAGCCAGGGCAGGGCACGGCTCAACATGCAG GCTTCAGAGGATGAGGAGGACATGCGTGGTGGTGCGTGGTGTCCTAACCAAGAGGACAACATTCACTGGTTTGAGATTGACGCTCGCAGAGCAACAGAGTTTACTGGGATCATAACACAAGGGCGAGACTCACGCAAtga GAGTGACTTTGTGACATCGTACTATGTGCAATTCAGTAATGACAGCAGAGAATGGACAACCATGAATGACGGTTACTCTGACTGG ttgttctttGGTAACTCTGATAAGGACACCCCAGTGTTGAATCAGTTAGCTGAGCCTATACTAGCTCGCTACATCAGAGTCATCCCTCAGAGCTGGAACGGCAGTTGCTGTATGAGGCTGGAGGTGCTGGGATGCCCACTGCctg ACCCCACCAGTGCCTACCAGAGGTTGCAGAATGAGGTGACTCCAGTCCAGTACCTGGACTTCAGACATCACAACTACTCAGATATGGTCACG CTGATGAAGTCTGTGTCTGAGGAGTGTCCCAACATCACCAGTATGTACAGCCTGGGCCGCAGCTCCAATGGACTAGACATCGTGGCCATGGTGATATCAGGCAACCCCACAGAACACGAGATAG GTGAGCCAGAGTTCCGATACACGGCTGGTCTCCATGGAAATGAGGCGACAGGGCGGGAGATGGTTCTTCTTCTGATGCAGTACCTTTGTAAGGAGTACAGAGATGGCAACCCCAGAGTGCGCCGCCTGGTGGAGGGAATACGTACCCACCTGGTGCCCTCTCTGAATCCTGACGGACAGGAGAAGGCCCTTATAGCG GGTTCAGAGCTGAGTGGTTGGACCACAGGCCACTGGACGGAGGACGGCCATGACATCTTCCACAACTTCCCTGACCTGAACAGTGTTCTTTGGGAGGCAGAGGACAAGGGTATGGTGCCCAAACTGACCCCCAATCACCATGTCAAGATCCCTGCTGACACAGTGAGGGACGACAAG ATAGCTGTGGAGACTCAAGCCATCATCTCGTGGATGGAGAGCCACCCGTTTGTACTGGGGGCCAACttccagggaggggagagggtagtGGCCTACCCCTACGACAACCACCGCCTAACCAAGGCCGCCAGCACcagcgagagagacagggcaCACAGCCGCAAGAAGAGACA GTACGAGGATGAGTATGACAGAGGGGCAGATTGGGATAGAGGCTACGACCGTGAGGAGCCAGAGGATGATGATAGAAACAGGGGATACCAG GAACCAGAAGAGGACCGGCGGAACAGGGGATACCAGGAACCAGAAGAGGACCGGTGGAACAGGGGATACCAGGAACCAGAAGAGGACCGGCAGAACAGGGGATACCAGCAGCCGGAAGAGGACCGGTGGAACAGGGGATACCAGCAGCCGGAAGAGGACCGGCAGAACAGGGGATAccaggagctggaggaggagtggagggggcaTGGCTATGGAcacagggaagaggaagaggaggatgacagAGGGGGACATCAGGAAGCAGAGCCTGAGGATGAACCCAGGGCCACGGCAGACGCCTCCTTTTTCAG GTGGTTGGCTATCTCCTACGCCTCCACTCACCTGTCCATGACATACACTTCCCACGGCTCCTGTCACGGCGATGACATCACTGGCGGCGTCGGAATCATCAACCGCGCCAAGTGGAAGCCCATCACAGGAA GTATGAATGATTTCAGCTACCTGCACACTAACTGTCTGGAGCTGTCAATGTTCCTGGGCTGTGATAAGTTCCCCCATCAGACTGAGCTGGTCATTGAGTGGGAGAAGAACAGAGAGGCCATGCTCACCTTCATGGAGCag GTACATCGTGGGATCAGGGGCGTGGTGAAAGACGAAGAAGGGAACCCCATCACTAATGCCACAGTGTCTGTAGAGGGGGTCAACCATGATGTCACTACAG cTGTAACAGGGGACTACTGGCGCTTGTTGAACCCAGGTGAGTACCGTGTGACGGTGCGGGCAGAAGGCTTCACCCCCCTGACCAAGCTGTGTGTGGTGGGCTACGAGCCAGGGGCAACTACCTGTAGCTTTAACCTGGCCAAGTCCAACTGGGACCGCATCAAACAG ATCATGGCCCTGCACGGCAACAAGCCCATCCGCTTGCTCAGCCACGGCAACGGTGGAACACGACGGAACACCGCCTCCAACGGTAACAGCCGTTTGGTGCATAACAATGGCGCTGCCGCCAATGAACCTGAGACGAGTCGCATGCGTCAGCAAAAGCGGAGGCTCGGCCGCCTCCGTCGTCTACGACAACAGAAACTGATGAGATCGACAACGACTTTGCCCCCGACAACCACGCCGGTTCCCACAACAACAAAAGCGGAGCCCACCACTGCCTGGTACGACTCTTGGCTCATAGGAGAGGGGCAAACATCGGCGCCAGAAGGTTTCACAGACTCCATCTTGGATTACAACTACGAGATCGACGATTACTAA